The Castor canadensis chromosome 8, mCasCan1.hap1v2, whole genome shotgun sequence genome contains a region encoding:
- the LOC109680429 gene encoding olfactory receptor 10A2-like, with amino-acid sequence MSLNCSLWQENNFSIKRFAFAKLCEVTEQCFLLFILILLMLLVSLMGNALISLAIWTNSVLHTPMYFFLTNLSLLEIGYTCSVIPKMLQSLVSEAQGISREGCATQMFFFSFFVTLFYGSASITYLIPKASHSPGIDKLLALFYTVVTPGLNPIIYSLRNKEIKAALWRTLATLSEGPPYSCPPASTGYFDHSMDALRKLQCSESYLLTKHN; translated from the exons ATGAGCCTTAATTGCTCCTTGTGGCAGGAAAACAACTTCTCTATCAAACGTTTTGCATTTGCCAAATTATGTGAGGTCACTGAacaatgttttcttctgtttatccTCATCCTACTCATGCTCTTAGTATCGCTGATGGGCAATGCTCTCATATCGCTTGCCATCTGGACCAACTCAGTGCTCCATacccccatgtatttcttcctaaCCAACTTGTCTCTCCTAGAGATTGGCTACACTTGCTCCGTCATACCCAAGATGTTGCAGAGTCTTGTGAGTGAAGCCCAAGGGATCTCTAGGGAGGGTTGtgccacacagatgtttttcttttcattctttg TAACACTCTTCTATGGATCAGCATCTATCACCTACTTGATACCCAAGGCTAGCCACTCACCAGGAATAGACAAACTCTTAGCCCTCTTCTATACAGTGGTGACACCCGGGCTCAACCCTATCATCTATAGCTTACGGAATAAGGAAATCAAGGCAGCTCTCTGGAGAACGCTAG CTACCTTGAGTGAAGGACCACCATACAGCTGCCCTCCTGCCAGCACTGGCTACTTTGACCATTCTATGGATGCCTTGAGGAAGCTACAATGCAGTGAGAGCTACCTGTTGACAAAGCACAACTAG
- the LOC109680422 gene encoding olfactory receptor 10C1-like isoform X2: MTINCSLLQDNSLSVKRFAFAKFSEVTEQCFLLFTLILLMFLASMTGNALIAFAIWTKSVLHTPMYFFLANLSLLEIGYTCSITPKMLQSLVSEAREISREGCATQMFFFTLFYGSASVTYLRPKASHSPGIDKLLSLFYTVVTSMLNPIIYSLRNKEVKAALWRTLVKREILTHR; this comes from the exons ATGACTATTAATTGTTCCTTGTTACAGGACAACAGCTTATCTGTCAAACGTTTTGCATTTGCCAAGTTCTCTGAGGTCACTGAGCAGTGTTTTCTTCTATTTACCCTCATCCTACTCATGTTCTTAGCATCAATGACTGGCAATGCTCTCATAGCCTTTGCCATCTGGACCAAGTCAGTGCTCCatacccccatgtacttcttcctggcCAACTTGTCTCTCCTAGAGATTGGCTACACTTGCTCCATCACACCCAAGATGCTGCAGAGTCTTGTGAGTGAAGCCCGAGAGATCTCTAGGGAGGGTTGtgccacacagatgtttttctttac ACTCTTCTATGGCTCTGCATCTGTCACCTACTTGAGGCCCAAGGCTAGCCACTCACCAGGTATAGATAAACTTCTATCTCTTTTCTATACAGTGGTGACATCTATGCTCAACCCCATCATCTATAGCTTAAGGAACAAGGAAGTTAAGGCAGCTCTCTGGAGAACTCTTGTCAAGAGAGAGATTTTGACTCACAGATAG
- the LOC109680422 gene encoding olfactory receptor 10C1-like isoform X1, with translation MTINCSLLQDNSLSVKRFAFAKFSEVTEQCFLLFTLILLMFLASMTGNALIAFAIWTKSVLHTPMYFFLANLSLLEIGYTCSITPKMLQSLVSEAREISREGCATQMFFFTFFGISECCLLAAMAFDRYMAICFPLHYATRMSYGMCAQLAMVSWGMGCMVGLGQTNYIFSLDFCGPCEIDHFFCDLPPILKLACGDTSHNEVAVFVAAILCISSPFLLIITSYGRILTAVLVMPSPEGRHKALSTCSSHLLVVTLFYGSASVTYLRPKASHSPGIDKLLSLFYTVVTSMLNPIIYSLRNKEVKAALWRTLVKREILTHR, from the coding sequence ATGACTATTAATTGTTCCTTGTTACAGGACAACAGCTTATCTGTCAAACGTTTTGCATTTGCCAAGTTCTCTGAGGTCACTGAGCAGTGTTTTCTTCTATTTACCCTCATCCTACTCATGTTCTTAGCATCAATGACTGGCAATGCTCTCATAGCCTTTGCCATCTGGACCAAGTCAGTGCTCCatacccccatgtacttcttcctggcCAACTTGTCTCTCCTAGAGATTGGCTACACTTGCTCCATCACACCCAAGATGCTGCAGAGTCTTGTGAGTGAAGCCCGAGAGATCTCTAGGGAGGGTTGtgccacacagatgtttttctttacattctttggTATCAGTGAGTGCTGTCTTTTGGCAGCCATGGCTTTTGACCGCTACATGGCCATATGCTTCCCACTCCACTATGCAACACGAATGAGTTATGGGATGTGTGCCCAATTGGCAATGGTTTCTTGGGGGATGGGATGCATGGTAGGCTTGGGCCAGACTAATTATATTTTCTCCTTGGACTTCTGTGGCCCCTGTGAGATAGACCACTTCTTCTGTGATCTCCCACCTATCCTCAAACTTGCCTGTGGGGACACATCTCATAATGAGGTTGCTGTCTTTGTGGCAGCAATCCTTTGCATTTCTAGCCCATTTTTGCTGATCATCACTTCTTATGGAAGAATTCTCACTGCAGTGCTGGTCATGCCGTCACCTGAGGGCCGTCATAAGGCTCTGTCCACCTGTTCCTCCCACCTACTTGTAGTCACACTCTTCTATGGCTCTGCATCTGTCACCTACTTGAGGCCCAAGGCTAGCCACTCACCAGGTATAGATAAACTTCTATCTCTTTTCTATACAGTGGTGACATCTATGCTCAACCCCATCATCTATAGCTTAAGGAACAAGGAAGTTAAGGCAGCTCTCTGGAGAACTCTTGTCAAGAGAGAGATTTTGACTCACAGATAG